From a single Brassica oleracea var. oleracea cultivar TO1000 chromosome C5, BOL, whole genome shotgun sequence genomic region:
- the LOC106293242 gene encoding 1-aminocyclopropane-1-carboxylate synthase 2, whose protein sequence is MGSLKKSGGYTGAILSRIATNDQHGENSEYFDGWKSYDKNPFHLSRNPHGIIQMGLAENQLCLDLIKEWIKENPKASVCTPEGVHQFSDIANFQDYHGLKEFRQAIAHFMGKARGGRVTFDPERIVMSGGATGANETIMFCLADPGDVFLVPSPYYAAFDRDLRWRTGVEIVPVHCSSSNNFKLTVEAVEWAYKKATESNKNVKGLLFTNPSNPLGTILDKDTLENLVRFVTKKNIHLVVDEIYAATVFAGENFVSVAEVVKDSEVNADLIHIVYSLSKDMGLPGFRVGIVYSYNDSVVSCARKMSSFGLVSSQTQFMLASMLSDDSFVDNFLMESSKRLGIRHGVFTLGLKKAGINCLISTAGLFVWMDLRHLLRVRNSFESEIELWHIIIDKVKLNVSPGSSFQCTEPGWFRVCFANMDDDTLHVALLRIQDFVSKNSNKTAEKASDNDQVIQNNNAKKQKWKQSNLRLSFRRLYEDGLSSPGIMSPHSPLLRT, encoded by the exons ATGGGTTCTCTGAAAAAGAGTGGCGGTTACACCGGTGCTATTTTGTCGAGAATAGCGACCAACGACCAGCACGGAGAAAACTCAGAGTATTTTGATGGATGGAAATCTTACGACAAAAATCCTTTTCATCTTTCTCGAAATCCCCACGGGATTATCCAAATGGGTCTTGCAGAGAATCAG CTTTGTTTAGACCTGATCAAAGAGTGGATCAAAGAGAACCCAAAAGCTTCTGTTTGCACCCCTGAGGGTGTTCATCAATTCAGCGACATCGCTAATTTCCAAGACTATCATGGCCTTAAAGAGTTCAGACAG GCAATTGCACATTTCATGGGAAAGGCTAGAGGTGGAAGAGTAACGTTTGATCCGGAGAGGATAGTGATGAGTGGCGGGGCGACCGGAGCCAATGAAACGATTATGTTCTGCCTCGCCGATCCAGGCGATGTTTTTCTTGTTCCCTCTCCTTATTATGCGGC ATTTGATAGAGACTTGAGGTGGCGTACAGGTGTCGAGATAGTCCCGGTTCACTGTTCCAGCTCCAACAACTTCAAATTAACCGTCGAGGCCGTGGAATGGGCCTACAAAAAAGCTACAGAGTCCAACAAGAATGTCAAAGGCCTACTCTTCACCAACCCATCAAATCCGCTCGGTACAATCTTAGACAAGGACACACTTGAGAACTTAGTCCGATTCGTCACGAAAAAGAACATTCACCTAGTCGTTGACGAGATCTACGCTGCCACCGTCTTTGCTGGAGAAAATTTTGTGAGCGTCGCTGAGGTGGTCAAAGACTCTGAAGTCAACGCTGACTTGATTCACATTGTTTATAGTCTCTCGAAAGACATGGGACTTCCCGGTTTTAGAGTTGGTATAGTGTATTCTTACAACGACTCGGTTGTGTCATGCGCAAGAAAGATGTCGAGTTTCGGACTAGTTTCGTCGCAGACACAGTTCATGCTTGCTTCGATGTTGTCGGATGATAGTTTCGTGGACAATTTCCTCATGGAAAGTTCAAAAAGATTAGGGATAAGGCATGGTGTTTTTACCCTAGGGCTCAAGAAAGCAGGTATTAATTGCTTGATAAGCACTGCAGGTTTATTCGTGTGGATGGATCTGAGACATCTACTGAGAGTTCGTAACTCGTTTGAATCCGAGATTGAGCTTTGGCATATAATCATCGACAAAGTGAAGCTCAATGTTTCGCCAGGCTCTTCCTTCCAGTGCACGGAACCTGGCTGGTTTAGGGTTTGCTTTGCCAACATGGATGATGATACTCTCCATGTGGCGCTTCTACGGATCCAAGATTTTGTGTCCAAGAATAGCAACAAGACCGCTGAGAAAGCATCGGATAATGATCAGGTAATTCAGAACAACAATGCTAAGAAGCAGAAATGGAAGCAGAGCAATCTCCGACTGAGTTTCCGACGACTTTACGAGGATGGACTCTCTTCGCCGGGGATAATGTCACCACATTCACCTCTTCTCCGAACATAA
- the LOC106293971 gene encoding phosphatidylinositol 4-phosphate 5-kinase 10 codes for MSTREITAKDVKATEKNRVRYSSKHIKHLPPGTITEFVWKDYCPLGFRLVQELEDINHAEYLKSVCNDETLRKLSTGKVGNMFLLCKDDRFLIKILRKSEIKVILEMLPGYYQHIHKYRSTLLSKNYGAHSLKPVGGVKTYFVVMSNILQSDVFMNKVYDLKGSSQGRTNKKIKVRDKTILKDIDLDFHFYVDSLARHRLLKQTKLDCELLEDEGIMDYSLMLGLQVKGSCQGSTDGLIPVYDSFTSLGSVDSSKFMKTATNSPDSSSTMYSCTPSRDSIDSEDSVNVQSVASMCPSPAPTNASDSPQGSIVYKTTPTNIFQNSSSTNFGMRIPGRARRVERGESLGSVVGKNVKGGGEEWYDVILYLGIIDIFQDYGVRKRIEHCYKSIQHSSKTISAVHPKIYSSRFQDFVSQIFLPDEDLSN; via the exons ATGAGTACAAGGGAGATAACAGCCAAGGACGTGAAAGCCACAGAGAAGAACCGGGTTCGATACTCTTCAAAGCACATTAAACATCTTCCACCTGGAACCATTACTGAGTTTGTATGGAAGGATTATTGTCCCTTGGGATTCAG ACTTGTGCAAGAGCTTGAGGATATTAACCATGCTGAATACTTGAAATCCGTATGCAATGATGAGACGTTAAGGAAGCTTTCTACTGGGAAAGTTGGTAATATGTTTCTTCTCTGCAAAGATGACCGCTTTCTTATTAAGATTCTTCGCAAATCCGAAATCAAG GTGATACTAGAGATGTTGCCTGGCTACTACCAACATATTCATAAATACAGGTCAACCTTGTTGTCCAAGAACTATGGAGCTCATTCTCTCAAACCTGTTGGAGGTGTTAAG ACATATTTTGTGGTCATGTCAAACATACTACAGTCAGATGTTTTTATGAACAAGGTCTATGATCTAAAGGGTTCATCACAAGGCCGAACTAACAAGAAGATCAAAGTCAGAGATAAAACCATACTTAAAGATATAGACCTTGATTTTCATTTCTATGTTGATTCCTTGGCAAGGCACCGCCTCCTCAA GCAAACAAAGCTAGACTGTGAGCTTTTGGAAGATGAAGGGATAATGGATTATAGCTTAATGCTTGGTTTACAAGTTAAAGGTTCATGTCAAG GCTCAACTGATGGATTAATCCCTGTATACGATAGCTTCACATCACTAG GCTCTGTTGACAGCAGTAAGTTTATGAAGACAGCTACGAACTCTCCAGATAGTTCTTCAACAATGTATTCATGCACTCCGAGCAGAG ACTCAATTGATAGTGAGGACTCAGTGAATGTGCAATCCGTAGCAAGCATGTGCCCTAGTCCAGCACCAACCAACGCTTCTGATTCTCCACAAGGAAGCATTGTCTACAAAACAACACCCACCAACATCTTCCAAAACAG CTCAAGCACAAACTTCGGTATGAGGATACCTGGAAGAGCACGAAGGGTGGAGAGAGGAGAATCATTAGGGAGTGTGGTGGGGAAGAACGTTAAAGGAGGGGGAGAGGAATGGTACGACGTTATATTGTACCTTGGGATTATAGACATTTTCCAAGACTATGGTGTGAGGAAACGCATTGAACATTGTTACAAGTCTATTCAACACAGCTCTAAGACTATCTCAGCCGTCCATCCCAAGATCTACTCTTCTCGTTTTCAAGACTTCGTCTCTCAGATCTTCTTACCAGACGAAGACCTTTCTAATTGA
- the LOC106293686 gene encoding uncharacterized protein LOC106293686, with amino-acid sequence MDQKRPTDEEMAAEKPFKPVLQKPPGFRDEQNPPTTEPPSGTAPLPRRRPRPIHPVSLYPEKKRRWSRCRVFCCCFCIFLAVILLLLLIAGAVFFLWYSPKLPVVRLASFRTSSFNFSSGKTDDGWSFLTADAATMLDFRNPNGKLGLFYGDADVAVILGEKDFETNLGSTKVKGFVQKPGNRTAVIIRTRVRTQQVDDPTAKRLRAELKSKKLLVKVSAKTKVGLAVGSRRIVTVGVSLKCGGVRLQTLDSQMAKCTITVLKWIKLRS; translated from the exons ATGGACCAAAAGCGGCCAACCGATGAGGAAATGGCGGCGGAGAAACCGTTTAAACCGGTACTCCAGAAACCTCCAGGGTTCCGTGATGAGCAGAACCCACCAACAACGGAACCGCCGTCGGGAACAGCACCGCTTCCACGCCGTCGGCCGAGGCCTATCCATCCGGTGTCACTCTACCCCGAGAAGAAACGTCGCTGGAGCCGCTGCCGCGTTTTCTGCTGTTGCTTCTGTATATTCCTCGCCGTGATTCTTCTCCTCCTCCTCATCGCCGGCGCTGTTTTTTTCCTTTGGTACAGCCCTAAACTCCCCGTGGTCCGCCTTGCCTCTTTCAGAACCAGCAGCTTCAACTTTTCTAGCGGAAAAACCGACGACGGTTGGTCGTTTCTGACGGCGGACGCGGCGACGATGCTCGACTTCAGAAACCCTAACGGTAAGCTGGGGCTTTTCTACGGAGATGCTGACGTGGCGGTGATCCTCGGAGAGAAAGACTTTGAGACCAATTTGGGGTCAACCAAAGTCAAAGGCTTCGTTCAGAAGCCAGGGAATCGGACGGCAGTGATCATCAGGACGAGAGTGAGGACACAACAGGTGGATGATCCGACGGCGAAGAGGCTACGGGCAGAGCTGAAGAGTAAAAAGTTGCTGGTGAAGGTGTCGGCTAAGACGAAGGTTGGATTGGCTGTGGGCAGTCGCAGGATTGTTACTGTGGGCGTTAGTCTCAAATGCGGTGGTGTTAGATTACAAACGCTTGATTCGCAAATGGCCAAATGCACTATCACAGTGTTGAAATG GATTAAGTTGCGGTCATGA